tgaaGAGAAATTCTTATTACATTAGAATAcattttttctatctttttatCGATATTAATTAACTATGAGTTGAACGCAGGATTATAGCTTATCCATAAATAAAATACGCTCgaaactaattattttattagttcgtaataaatgtgaaataatttttcctaatcttatattttcacaattaaaaatattatctgtAAAACAAATGTACTCAAATGCATAATTCTCAGCTTAAAAGAATTATTATCGACTACATCAACATATTGCTAATGCTTAGTGATTTGATATTAGTGGGaaattagtaaaattattaAGCTTAGCtgttagatttattttattacaaagtTTGATTTTCATGCATTATTAATGCAAAGAGTTttatactattaaaaaataagaaatcattTTAGATATGATCACtgctataaatattataaaatttaataaacttgtaattatattttaaaattattttgtgtattttaattattttatgtatattataagggtataaatatttttctttattctttctgTTTTATAATACATGtcagtttgtatttttttttcatttatgttaagatatttattactttaaaattttaaaaaaatattttttaataatatttcatttattaatacCTTTTCTAAATACttaaatgaatttataattatattcttattaatttaaaaaataaaattattttattacagtaatttgtttaattaatattttttttttcatgtttagactacggattttaatatttatttttttcataatgctCTTTGTATCGTTTCTCTTTTAGTAATTTActctttatatttaataaaaagagtaattttatcaaagaaaacattatGGGTTTAAATTAACAGTTACATTCCATTCCATTTTTCTATCATCTAGGGTGAGGCATGGTGTGAatgttgattttttgtttttattttttaaaaataatttttatttttaaatttttaagatttagaaAACGAGAAGAAAATACTCTAATGTGTCATCATCATATTTTTACtgcttaaaaaaaacttaaaatattgatatgttattttaagttttaagtatgttttataaaatattttctaaattttaaacaaatatatttttactcttattttagttttttttaaataaaaaaagtcaaacCAAAGGTggctaattaaaataaaagatgcaAAACAACAACAGGAGTACATCCAAAAATACAtataagcaaaacaaaaaaaaacaaaaaactgaaTTTGGAGGAATTAAGAAGAAGGGGTGAGAATACTATAATATAGGAGAGGATGCATTATCATGtaggaattaattaatatatggaATAATAGGACAAGATAAGGTGGACCCTGAGCTTTAATTGAAGCGTAGCTAGAGTCCCAATGGAGAATAAAGGCACTTGAAAGGGAATATGCCAAAGCTATGCTCATTTTTCTGCTCGGAATTAAGGTATATGCCAATCCCATATGCTCATCTTTATCTCAAAATAAACTTCAATCAAAATAGTTAGATGGTGTagaaaaattttacattatcatccgcttttaaaacttactttaacttacaaatattttatttctctcttttatatataatataaaattaaatagttctctttaattttaaataactcaaaattatcactcaaaataatatatttttattaaaaaaaacctaCTAAATAACTTCTATTGTAGATGTTCATAGTTTCACTTTATTTTAAGCTTTGGACGTACAACAAGAGATTTTAGTTCAATTAGTTATATAGATCCAAAAGCTATTTCATTTAAGTTTTAAAGTTGTTTCATCCTTTAACAACtttctaatataaaaactatcttgttattatttttcattgaatattttattgtCCAAATGACAATAAGATTGaacacataaaatattaatctttTTTAGATTTGCCATGATACATTCTTCTAATATCTTACGACAAATTTATGCTCATTGAATGGAgaagatgattttttaaattgataaattgttaatttattgtatagtttttttttttctttttcgaagAGAAGGTATTCTCGTAATCAGAAATTACGAGATCAATAtgccaaaatataaaaatcaccaaaaatgaattttaactttttctcAACAAAgtattttctaacattattaatttaaagaattttttatacttttttaatgTGTTGTGATTATCAAACAACTTTcgttttgttatgttattttttaattattattagttaaactttgtcatctatgttttttttcttattttgttattgacaaatattaattattattattattgttagtttttattagtaattaaaaaaaattaaacctgtaacttgtttttctttccttcgTTCTAAGCGTTAACTCAACTTTATATCTCTTTTATATCTCTTTTTGTCATTGTAGATTATCCTGCTCTTAATAtcaatctttttatatttatatgtgaatttataattttttaaaaataaataaatggaactatattaaattaataattgatccacacaattattaatttatgagaaTAATATTcctcaatataatattttcaaaagtaaaatccttaaaaatataatatattaatatcagaactaagaaaaaaaaaacccaaaaattacatatatgtaATATGCCTgcacaataatataatataacatttatatttggTTCAGTCTAACacgttttttataaaaaaaaataatttaaatttaaatgaagatGCACAGCACAAAGAAGCACTACTGTTTCTATCTCCTTCGTAAACAGTGCACAGTAGTAGAGTAGAGATTGAAAGAAAGGAATAAAACCCGAAATATACTCTTTTTACGGATATTCCAACAATACCCTCCGAATATTCCCTCCCTCCAACCGTTATTGTATCTAATCACCGCTCCTTCTCTcacccttttctttctttcttctcaaatacaattatacaaacacattcttctcttctcttcctctcaaatcaatttattttctttttttcatatttttcttctaattttcccTTTGCATAATTTCTCGCGTAACGGAAAGCCATGAAATTCGGAAAGAGCCTGAGCAGCCAGATCGAGAAAACCCTGCCGGAGTGGCGTGACAAGTTCCTCTCCTACAAGGagctcaagaagaagctcaagcAATTCGACCCTCCCGCCGCCGCCGATGAGCGCCCCGGCAAACGCCTCAAGTCCGACGCCGTTCCCGACGCCGCCGACATGTCGAAGGAGGAGAGCGACTTCCGGAACCTGCTGGAGAATGAACTCGACAAATTCAACACCTTCTTCGTCGAGAAGGAGGAAGAGTACATTATCAGACTCAAGGTACTCTTTCTATCTTTCGTTGCGTGGAAGATCTGTTTCTtttacgattttttttttttaggattcCTTCAATTCAATGgtaaataactaaatattaaaCTGTTaggatttctttcttttgtctGGATGAGTTTGACGTTATTATTAGCTTTTGAATGAATAGGTGGATTTTGCTATTTTAACTTGTCCAATAATCTTTCTCAATATCTATATGTTTTTCCTGGATATCtgttagttttctttttctcccagaatttaaaataaatagcaaCTCGTTATGTGATTatggaatttaattttaattagctAAGCAAATTGATAGATTCACAAGCCATAAACATGTATGGATGACGATTTTTTACGTGATTAAACAGAATACCGGCTTTTGATTAGATAATATTGGTGAAGTTCTTATTGGAATTTGGCAATGCCAATTTGTCTTGCTTTTCTTCTGCACAAGATTTTGACTGGTTTGTTTAGGTTTTTTGGTTATTTTCGGATAACTGTAACCTCGGTTTAAGCgtatgatctttttttttttttttttggttgggcGTAGGGTGATTTATATTCAGGAAACAGTTAGATAATGGGAAGTTCTAATGTTTATTGTGGTTGGAATCTACAGGAGTTACAAGATAGGGTTGCCAAAGTTAAGGATTCAAGTGAAGAGATGATGAAAATCCACAAGGAAATTGTGGACTTCCATGGAGAGATGGTCTTGCTGGAAAACTACAGTGCCCTTAACTATACAGGTACTTTCAACTTtcatatatattagtataatattaatttattttcctatattgatgttgaaatataaaaaaaattgcattctttaaattttaaaattttgtccaTGTCCCTTTTAGAATTTTAGCATTTCTAAGTACAATGGAAAAATCTAGTAAGATAGAATAAGATACGTTTCCAATACAAGTTGTCCACTCCATTGATCCTGAAAATTCTTCGGGGCAAGTTGGTAGGATAAAGCATATGCTTTTCTTGGAATGAAGAATCTACTTTGAAAATGTCCATGTTTCTGAAATTGAACATCTAGCCCCTTTGATACCTCTATAACTAGGCTTCTTATTCTTCTATTTACTTGGTAAGCCAGCTAATTCCAGAATAGTAAGTATGTCCTCAATGTTCGAATTAAATATGATGCTGATCTTCATAATATTCCTGTTGCAAAGTATACAAAGGTCACATCATCTTAAAGCATACACAATCAAACAGAGGAGTTTCACTTTTTTTACTTGCCACTTGAAAGTGATTCTGGTTTGAAAATGCTACAAAAACATATGGAATATGAAAAATGTGGTTTTCAGACAGATTTCTGTGATTATTATATCTCTACACTGCACTTGGAAACCACTGTGTCAACTTTAGATCAACTAGCTTTAGAGATATATGCTTTTGTGATCAGCTTTAGGTTAGTTATTTTGAGCATAAATCAAAGAATGTGTTACTTAtgatatttctttctttaaacAACTGTTCCATTCCTGGTATCTAATTATTACCTCAATTTTCATTCCACAGGGCTAGTGAAAATACTTAAAAAGTATGACAAGAGAACTGGTGCTCTCATTCGCTTGCCCTTCATTCAGAAGGTCTTGCAACAACCTTTCTTTATCACTGACTTGCTCTACAAGCTTGTAAAAGAGTGTGAAACAATGCTGGACCGCCTTTTCCCTGTGAATGATCCTGCTCCAGTTTCCAGTGAGACAACTCCCCAAGCTGAAGGTTTTGATCCTTCAACTTCAACCACTACCAAGAGTGATGGTTTGCTGATTCCCAAGGAATTAGCTGAGATTGAGTACATGGAGAGCCTTTATATGAAGAGTACTGTATCAGCTTTGCATGTTTTGCAGGAAATTAGAAGTGGAAGCTCAACAGTTAGCATGTTTTCATTGCCACCGTTGAAAATAAGTGGTTCAGaagaaacatggaagaaaatcCCGGTTCTGGAACAAACAGCCAAGTAACCTGCTGGGTTACGTTGAGAGCAATGTAGTGGGATGTGGTTATTTTCCcatctatttttttcatttaaatcagATACCTCTGTTATGCACGCCTTAGATACTAACACAGATGTAAGATTCTAAATGTAAAGATGgaattaattttatagaattataGGTTCCATATAATAAAACCTCTGGATTTTGAAGATGTTATGTTTTGACATTTTGCTGACGCACGTATTCAGTAtgtaatgtaattatatattccATTTTTCTGCTTCATAATACAATGTTATAGGATGCATTTGGAGGTTACATTTATAAGTACCCTACTCcccttccattttctttttctgtttgacaATAATAGAGCAGACGCCAAGCTGCACTCAGAAGGTGGCGTTATAGAAAAATTCAATGGTAGTAGTGGTCGGCTGAATGGTAATTACATAAGTGGTACTGATAGTGTATGCTGAAAAAGACCTTGCCAGCATTAATAGTTTGTGTTTTCGTGTTAAATGTAGGTGAATATCGATATCAATGGTGGAAAACATGTAGAAGTTTAAAGCTTCACAAGTTTTAGCAATTCATGTTAGATTCAGTTATAAAACCAGTTTTCTTATCCTGACGGGTGACATTACTGCCATTGATTCACTTTTCTTTGCCTCCACATCAAAATGTGGCTGTTCTCATTGAACTAATGCCTGATACTATGTTTCTTTGTATAAAATCAAGTTCTCAGGCGAGAAATATTACTATGCAAGTAATGCCATTAAATTTTTGAtgcagtaatatttttttaacgcaCCAACAGTACTAACACTCAACAGTATTGATTTAGTACAATCATGGGATTGTCCGCTGAACATTTTTCTTCACACTTTACATGGATTTTAATCCTCTATAATTCATGAATTCCAtccattcattttattttattatatataatatttaaacttaaattttattagttttaatggTTAAATTTGCAACTCCGCACCTTCCATTATGTACGTGAACAATACCATGAAATATGAAGTCTTTTATTACAAGGACTTTCATGGTAGCAAGTACAGAAGCTAGCTTTGCATATCAATCACAAGAACAACGTGAACAACAATGCAAGATGAAAATGAAACTACAGTACTAGGCACATGCTAAACAAGTATGCAAAGAAAAGTTATAGATGGAATAAGTGAATTACATGTTGCTTAGAATATTTGTTTTGTGAGGTGGGCTGGAGAGGGAGGAACTGGAATCTCTTTCAATCCTTCCAACATCAAGACAACGTTCttgattgaaggatgaagaggtGGACTGTCTTGCACACACCACAACCCCACCTTCACCATTCTTTCCAGTATCCTCCAATCTACAGTACCTTCATCTTCTTTAACATGCTTATTTAACTGCCCTGCTGCAAAGCATTGATATGCCCAGCTTGAAAGATGTATCTCCCTCTGCTGAAGAAACATTCATTTCTATGCTGCATCTGCGACACACAATCTCCAGTAGTACCATCCCAAAACAGTAAATGTCAAATTTTACTGATATCGGTGCATCCTTCTGCCATTCAGGTGCCAAGTACTTGCTTGTCTCATCATCCTCAGACACAAGAGTTGAAACGCAATACACAAGGATAGATCCTGGTGCTTTACTTGTTCCAAAAACTTTCTGGATTTCCCCTTCTGGTAAATTTGCATTTGGTTTATATCCGCAAGGGCTAGGCAATGTCTTTGTGGTTGCAATTTGGTTGGTTAGAGGGGAGAGCAGGACAGTGGTATGGACTGCAAGGCGAGATGATCCTCCGGTCACCTCAAATGCAAAGATACAACTAACCATGAATGGTAAGCTCGTGCTAATAGATGGCCAA
The nucleotide sequence above comes from Glycine soja cultivar W05 chromosome 11, ASM419377v2, whole genome shotgun sequence. Encoded proteins:
- the LOC114377616 gene encoding SPX domain-containing protein 1-like, translating into MKFGKSLSSQIEKTLPEWRDKFLSYKELKKKLKQFDPPAAADERPGKRLKSDAVPDAADMSKEESDFRNLLENELDKFNTFFVEKEEEYIIRLKELQDRVAKVKDSSEEMMKIHKEIVDFHGEMVLLENYSALNYTGLVKILKKYDKRTGALIRLPFIQKVLQQPFFITDLLYKLVKECETMLDRLFPVNDPAPVSSETTPQAEGFDPSTSTTTKSDGLLIPKELAEIEYMESLYMKSTVSALHVLQEIRSGSSTVSMFSLPPLKISGSEETWKKIPVLEQTAK